Proteins from a single region of Microbacterium sp. zg-Y818:
- a CDS encoding zf-HC2 domain-containing protein, with product MTDCGCDKARRDLEEYLRHEVCKTEHADISEHLENCPACQEEALVAKTLTDVVARACKETAPEQLRDQVLARLREAQAAH from the coding sequence ATGACCGATTGCGGCTGCGACAAGGCCCGTCGCGACCTCGAGGAGTATCTGCGCCACGAGGTCTGCAAAACCGAGCACGCGGACATCAGCGAGCATCTGGAGAACTGCCCGGCATGCCAGGAAGAGGCGCTGGTTGCCAAGACGCTCACCGACGTCGTGGCGCGCGCCTGCAAGGAGACCGCACCCGAGCAGCTGCGTGACCAGGTGCTGGCCCGGCTGCGCGAGGCACAGGCGGCGCACTGA
- a CDS encoding multifunctional oxoglutarate decarboxylase/oxoglutarate dehydrogenase thiamine pyrophosphate-binding subunit/dihydrolipoyllysine-residue succinyltransferase subunit, with product MSSQVTGVGTSSEGEFGANAWLVDELYEQYKADKNSVDKAWWPVLEAYQPEDAAAPAAPPAGAEPHPVTAPIPVIGAQPVARTTAKPAAPQPIPAQAQDRKAVEPSEAGEDVVTPLRGMTKTLAANMDQSLTVPTATSVRTIPAKLMIDNRIVINNHMARTRGGKVSFTHLIGWAIVQALKTFPSQNVYYAEVDGKPSVVAPAHINLGIAIDVPKPDGSRSLLVPSIKRAETLTFGEFLSSYEDLVTRARANKLTAADFQGTTISLTNPGGIGTVHSVPRLMKGQGCIVGAGALEYPAEFQGASEKTLVNLGIGKTITLTSTYDHRVIQGAGSGEFLKIVHEMITGRRDFYSDIFAALRIPYAPIHWANDINVDLAERVDKTARVQELINSFRVRGHLMADIDPLQYMQRTHPDLEIESHGLTFWDLDREFVTNGFAGKRTMKLREILGVLRDSYCRTLGIEYMHIQDPDQRTWFQNNVEAKYQKPNHDEQLRVLSKLNEAEAFETFLQTKYVGQKRFSLEGGESLIPLLDQVLRGAADAGLDGAAIAMAHRGRLNVLSNVAGKTYGQVFREFEGSVAIGSKSGSGDVKYHLGTEGTFVTDDGTELPVVLAANPSHLETVDGVLAGIVRAKQDRKPIGSFSWLPILVHGDAAFAGQGVVVETLQMSQLRGYRIGGTIHVVVNNQVGFTTLPQDARTSVYATDVAKTIQAPIFHVNGDDPEAVVRVAELAFRYREEFHRDVVIDLVCYRRRGHNEGDDPSMTQPLMTNLIEAKRSVRRLYTEALVGRGDITEEEYEQAKKDFQDRLEVAFAETHAAETGSSPVVAAGAGAVEPAAGEPETTGVPREVVQLIGDAFVNKPEGFTVHNKLQQLLEKRHDMSRNGAIDWAFGELLAFGSLLLEGTNVRLAGQDARRGTFVQRHSVFHDRANGQEWLPLTNLSDNQGRFWAYDSLLSEYAAMAFEYGYSVERPDALVLWEAQFGDFADGAQTVIDTYLSSADQKWGQQSSVVLLLPHGYEGQGPDHSSARIERYLQLCAQDNMTVARPSTPASYFHLLRRQAYQRPRRPLVVFTPKAMLRLRGATSPVDDFLTGKFEPVLDDSRQLDKSAVKRVLLHAGKIHWDLRAELEKNPNPEIALVRMEQFYPSPVAELNAVIDSYPNAELVWVQDEPENQGAWPFIALEIVKHLHGRTISRVSRASAASTATGSSKVHALEQAEILRAALTL from the coding sequence AGGACCGCAAGGCCGTCGAGCCGAGCGAGGCAGGCGAAGACGTCGTCACGCCGCTGCGCGGCATGACGAAGACGCTCGCGGCCAACATGGACCAGTCTCTGACCGTCCCCACCGCGACGAGCGTGCGCACGATCCCGGCCAAGCTGATGATCGACAACCGCATCGTCATCAACAACCACATGGCCCGCACGCGGGGCGGCAAGGTCAGCTTCACGCACCTCATCGGCTGGGCGATCGTCCAGGCGCTGAAGACCTTCCCCAGCCAGAACGTGTACTACGCCGAGGTCGACGGCAAGCCGTCGGTGGTGGCCCCGGCCCACATCAACCTCGGCATCGCGATCGACGTCCCCAAGCCCGACGGCTCGCGTTCCCTGCTCGTCCCGAGCATCAAGCGCGCCGAGACGCTGACCTTCGGGGAGTTCCTCTCCTCCTACGAGGACCTGGTCACCCGAGCGCGCGCGAACAAGCTCACCGCCGCCGATTTCCAGGGCACGACGATCTCGCTGACCAACCCCGGCGGCATCGGCACCGTGCACTCGGTTCCGCGCCTCATGAAGGGCCAGGGCTGCATCGTCGGCGCCGGCGCCCTGGAGTACCCGGCGGAGTTCCAAGGGGCGAGCGAGAAGACGCTGGTCAACCTCGGCATCGGCAAGACGATCACGCTCACGAGCACGTACGACCACCGCGTCATCCAGGGCGCAGGTTCCGGCGAGTTCCTCAAGATCGTCCACGAGATGATCACCGGGCGACGCGACTTCTACAGCGACATCTTCGCGGCGCTGCGCATCCCGTACGCGCCGATCCACTGGGCCAACGACATCAACGTCGACCTCGCCGAGCGGGTGGACAAGACCGCGCGCGTGCAGGAGCTGATCAACTCCTTCCGGGTGCGCGGCCACCTCATGGCCGACATCGACCCGCTGCAGTACATGCAGCGTACGCACCCCGACCTCGAGATCGAGAGCCACGGCCTGACCTTCTGGGACCTGGATCGCGAGTTCGTCACGAACGGCTTCGCCGGCAAGCGCACCATGAAGCTGCGCGAGATCCTGGGGGTGCTGCGCGACTCGTACTGCCGCACCCTCGGCATCGAGTACATGCACATTCAGGACCCCGATCAGCGCACCTGGTTCCAGAACAACGTCGAGGCCAAGTACCAGAAGCCGAACCACGACGAGCAGCTGCGCGTGCTCAGCAAGCTGAATGAGGCAGAGGCGTTCGAGACGTTCCTGCAGACGAAGTACGTCGGCCAGAAGCGCTTCAGCCTCGAAGGCGGCGAGTCTCTCATTCCGCTGCTCGACCAGGTGCTGCGCGGGGCCGCCGACGCAGGTCTCGACGGTGCGGCGATCGCCATGGCCCACCGCGGCCGGCTCAACGTGCTCAGCAACGTCGCCGGCAAGACGTACGGTCAGGTCTTCCGCGAGTTCGAGGGTTCGGTGGCGATCGGCTCGAAGAGCGGTTCGGGCGACGTCAAGTACCACCTCGGCACCGAGGGCACCTTCGTCACGGACGACGGCACCGAGCTGCCGGTCGTCCTCGCCGCCAACCCGTCGCACCTCGAGACGGTCGACGGCGTGCTCGCGGGCATCGTCCGCGCCAAGCAGGACCGCAAGCCCATCGGATCCTTCTCGTGGCTGCCGATCCTCGTCCACGGCGACGCCGCCTTCGCCGGCCAGGGCGTCGTGGTGGAGACCCTGCAGATGTCCCAGCTGCGCGGCTACCGCATCGGCGGAACGATCCACGTGGTCGTCAACAACCAGGTCGGATTCACGACCCTCCCCCAGGACGCCCGCACGTCGGTGTACGCCACCGACGTGGCCAAGACCATCCAGGCGCCCATCTTCCACGTCAACGGGGACGACCCCGAAGCGGTCGTGCGCGTCGCCGAGCTGGCGTTCCGCTACCGCGAGGAATTCCACCGCGACGTCGTGATCGACCTCGTGTGCTACCGCCGCCGCGGTCACAACGAGGGCGACGACCCTTCGATGACGCAGCCGCTCATGACCAACCTCATCGAGGCGAAGCGCTCGGTGCGTCGCCTCTACACCGAGGCGCTCGTCGGTCGCGGCGACATCACCGAGGAGGAGTACGAGCAGGCGAAGAAGGACTTCCAGGACCGCCTCGAGGTCGCCTTCGCAGAGACGCATGCGGCCGAGACGGGATCCTCTCCCGTCGTGGCAGCCGGCGCGGGCGCTGTCGAGCCGGCGGCCGGTGAGCCGGAGACGACCGGTGTCCCGCGCGAGGTCGTTCAGCTGATCGGCGACGCCTTCGTCAACAAGCCCGAAGGCTTCACGGTGCACAACAAGCTGCAGCAGCTGCTGGAGAAGCGCCATGACATGAGCCGCAACGGCGCCATCGACTGGGCGTTCGGCGAGCTGCTGGCGTTCGGCTCGCTGCTGCTCGAGGGCACCAACGTGCGCCTGGCCGGTCAGGACGCCCGCCGCGGCACGTTCGTCCAGCGGCACTCGGTGTTCCACGACCGTGCGAACGGCCAGGAATGGCTGCCGCTGACGAACCTGTCCGACAACCAGGGCCGGTTCTGGGCGTACGACTCCCTGCTGAGCGAGTACGCGGCGATGGCGTTCGAGTACGGCTACTCGGTGGAGCGCCCCGACGCGCTCGTGCTGTGGGAGGCCCAGTTCGGCGACTTCGCCGACGGCGCCCAGACGGTCATCGACACCTACCTGTCGTCGGCCGACCAGAAGTGGGGCCAGCAGTCGAGCGTCGTGCTGCTGCTGCCGCACGGCTATGAGGGCCAGGGACCCGACCACTCCTCCGCGCGCATCGAGCGCTACCTGCAGCTGTGCGCCCAGGACAACATGACCGTCGCGCGTCCGTCGACCCCCGCGTCGTACTTCCACCTGCTCCGCCGGCAGGCCTACCAGCGGCCGCGGCGTCCTCTCGTGGTCTTCACTCCCAAGGCGATGCTGCGCCTGCGCGGGGCGACGAGCCCCGTGGACGACTTCCTCACCGGCAAGTTCGAGCCGGTCCTGGACGACAGCCGGCAGCTGGACAAGTCCGCCGTGAAGCGCGTGCTGCTGCACGCCGGCAAGATCCACTGGGACCTGCGCGCGGAACTGGAGAAGAACCCCAACCCCGAGATCGCCCTGGTGCGGATGGAGCAGTTCTACCCGTCCCCCGTGGCCGAACTCAACGCGGTGATCGACAGCTACCCGAACGCCGAACTGGTGTGGGTGCAGGACGAGCCCGAGAACCAGGGCGCCTGGCCGTTCATCGCCCTCGAGATCGTCAAGCACCTGCACGGGCGCACCATCTCCCGCGTCTCGCGCGCATCTGCGGCATCCACCGCGACGGGGTCGAGCAAGGTCCACGCCCTCGAGCAGGCCGAGATCCTGCGGGCAGCGCTCACGCTCTGA